In the Alteromonas sp. M12 genome, one interval contains:
- the yaaA gene encoding peroxide stress protein YaaA translates to MLVVVSPAKNLDYETPSTTQLFSQPEYLADSELLIKECVKLTPADLSSLMHISDKLAGLNAARFSSWNLPFNQDNAKQAILAFNGDVYTGIQAEQFSEEDLQYAQQHMRILSGLYGLLRPLDLMQPYRLEMGTKLNNKRGKDLYEFWGEKITAGINQALRQQGDEVLVNLASNEYFKSVKVKSLNGKLITPVFKDKKNGEYKVISFYAKKARGLMARYIIEKRLPDPAQIKQFDSAGYQFSASLSNDKQWVFTREEQ, encoded by the coding sequence ATGCTAGTTGTTGTATCACCTGCAAAGAATTTAGACTACGAAACCCCCTCTACTACACAACTTTTCTCACAGCCTGAATATTTGGCCGATTCTGAACTGTTAATCAAAGAGTGTGTCAAATTAACACCGGCAGATTTATCTAGCCTAATGCATATCAGTGACAAATTAGCAGGCTTAAATGCTGCACGGTTTAGTAGTTGGAATTTGCCATTTAACCAAGACAACGCTAAACAGGCAATTTTGGCGTTTAACGGTGATGTCTACACCGGCATTCAAGCTGAGCAATTTAGTGAAGAGGATCTTCAATATGCACAACAACATATGCGAATTTTGTCTGGTTTGTATGGCTTACTTAGACCTTTAGATCTTATGCAACCATACCGTTTGGAAATGGGGACGAAACTCAACAACAAACGAGGAAAAGATCTGTATGAATTTTGGGGTGAGAAAATAACCGCTGGAATTAATCAAGCGTTACGCCAACAAGGTGATGAAGTACTGGTTAATTTGGCCTCAAATGAATATTTTAAGTCAGTTAAGGTCAAGAGCTTAAATGGAAAACTCATTACCCCCGTTTTTAAAGATAAAAAGAACGGTGAATATAAAGTGATTAGTTTTTATGCCAAAAAAGCACGTGGATTGATGGCCCGTTATATTATCGAAAAGCGCTTACCTGACCCTGCACAAATTAAACAGTTCGATAGTGCCGGATATCAATTTAGTGCATCGTTAAGTAATGATAAACAATGGGTCTTTACCAGAGAAGAGCAGTAA
- a CDS encoding lytic murein transglycosylase, whose amino-acid sequence MISVISKSALIAANLLYSASLMAQSATIEAAQDSAQQVFSACISDIQQKAETAGIDKTVISYALDDVKQIDKVLEYDRNQPEFVQTFPTYLNKRVTQWRIDKGREMLRKHKDLLNQLTQEYGVPAHYLISFWGLETNFGSYKGKMPIIDSLATLACDERRSRFFTQELLTALKLMQRENLKKDKMLGSWAGAMGHTQFMPSAYINYAVDGDNDGLVDLWDSEPDALSSAANFLNKLGWKKGFIWGREVNLPANFDYSHAGKDSRKQLTQWSEFGVRKVNDDKIPKSEIDASLILPTGAKGPAFLVYSNFDVIMRWNNSESYALAVGYLADRIIGKPEWAKSLPDLPNYPISQMIELQDGLNELGFDVGKADGIMGPATRKGIRQFQLANNMLADGYPDQSVFISVQEAVNKSQKLDGV is encoded by the coding sequence ATGATTTCTGTTATTAGCAAAAGCGCCTTGATCGCTGCCAACTTGCTTTATTCTGCCAGCTTAATGGCACAATCTGCCACCATTGAGGCAGCACAAGATTCAGCGCAGCAGGTTTTTTCAGCCTGTATCTCTGATATACAGCAAAAAGCGGAGACAGCGGGAATTGATAAAACAGTCATCTCTTACGCGTTAGATGATGTGAAACAGATTGATAAAGTGCTCGAATACGACCGCAATCAACCAGAGTTTGTACAAACTTTCCCTACTTATTTAAATAAACGTGTCACCCAATGGCGAATTGATAAAGGTCGAGAAATGCTGCGTAAGCATAAAGACTTATTAAACCAATTAACTCAAGAATACGGGGTGCCTGCACACTATTTAATATCATTTTGGGGATTAGAAACTAATTTTGGTAGTTATAAAGGCAAAATGCCGATAATCGATTCATTGGCAACATTAGCCTGCGATGAGCGCCGTAGTCGATTTTTCACTCAGGAGTTACTAACGGCTCTGAAGTTAATGCAAAGAGAAAACTTAAAAAAAGACAAGATGTTGGGATCTTGGGCAGGCGCCATGGGGCACACTCAATTTATGCCTTCAGCCTATATTAATTATGCGGTAGATGGCGATAATGATGGTTTAGTAGACTTATGGGATAGTGAACCTGATGCCTTGTCATCGGCAGCTAACTTCTTAAATAAACTGGGCTGGAAAAAAGGGTTTATATGGGGAAGAGAAGTGAATCTCCCTGCTAACTTCGATTACAGTCACGCTGGTAAAGATAGTCGTAAACAATTAACCCAGTGGTCGGAATTTGGCGTTCGAAAGGTCAATGATGACAAGATCCCTAAAAGTGAAATAGATGCTTCTTTGATCTTGCCTACCGGAGCGAAAGGGCCAGCCTTCCTTGTTTACAGCAACTTTGATGTGATTATGCGCTGGAACAATTCTGAGTCTTATGCTCTTGCCGTAGGTTATCTAGCAGACCGAATCATTGGTAAGCCTGAGTGGGCGAAGTCGTTGCCTGATTTACCGAATTATCCTATTAGTCAAATGATCGAATTACAGGATGGATTAAACGAATTAGGCTTTGATGTAGGTAAAGCTGATGGGATCATGGGGCCAGCCACTCGCAAAGGAATTCGTCAATTTCAATTGGCAAACAATATGTTAGCCGACGGATACCCAGACCAAAGTGTTTTCATCAGTGTGCAAGAAGCGGTAAATAAAAGTCAAAAACTAGATGGTGTTTAA
- a CDS encoding DUF3718 domain-containing protein, which yields MLKIVKTSLLVVTASFLYSGAAQADINDALQNICTIVKTDDKGELRKKMKKVQSDFRLKLKDYYSGVTCGGNSLIRTAVLNEAIETGTLLVKKMPKSDLTSPENDGKTLQSWIAENGLDSSPISAVLKDRI from the coding sequence ATGTTGAAAATTGTTAAAACTTCTCTTCTTGTAGTTACTGCATCCTTTCTCTATAGCGGAGCAGCTCAAGCAGATATCAACGACGCATTACAGAATATTTGTACTATTGTTAAGACGGATGACAAAGGTGAATTACGCAAAAAGATGAAAAAGGTACAATCTGATTTTCGTCTTAAATTAAAAGATTATTATTCAGGCGTTACCTGCGGTGGAAATAGTCTGATTAGAACAGCTGTGTTAAATGAAGCCATTGAAACAGGAACACTTTTAGTTAAGAAAATGCCAAAAAGTGACTTAACCTCACCAGAAAATGATGGCAAAACTCTGCAATCTTGGATCGCTGAAAACGGCTTAGATTCGTCACCAATCTCAGCGGTTTTAAAAGATAGAATCTAA
- a CDS encoding ATP-binding protein, translating to MSQQTMEKVGLVRDLEKDVLDIQRYVLIFKQTASDSVIGRFDSIHEKINNNLSLLNSSIQSDEQAEAYTDKISRMNAHLEEYRSNFETVVQGRSRRERLFEDDIQTRFITIQTQLQEYQTNTNLSAEQYKDVLTAKQLLSEAHTKSLEYLLTPDPVIIKEFDDLLSQAKDILNSSIQDPKMFIAVESDLGKLSTDFKQLSQITRGYLFLINVVMAGSANEFLYLTRELNQLVTDNQQRINSEIIQSGKDAQSRNSLFAAISVALAVIAALFFTYRVMMPISEMTELFKQLASGKGINKKIQRRRNNEIGDLASAAQVFQEKNIQTQELLEQSKQLNAQQEKLNKELAISTKKAERALATKSIFLANMSHEIRTPMNGIIGLVDIVLKSKLDEEQRANLEKVAYSTHILLNLINDILDFSKIEAGKLDIEKVKFSPKSMFENLLANISAKGNEKNLNIHFIVNPLLPRELIGDPMRISQVLLNLCTNAVKFTRNGSVIINIDFASLGNNKICLKISVKDTGIGMEEKQLNNIFNPFTQADESTSRRFGGTGLGLSIVKQLVELMDGKITVESEVNRGSHFKVDLVLDTENQNKCIMDLGLAVSIAHVSVHDSGLTPLSYLQKLDNDYVSLSLTEIDSFDFQTKENSLLLMDIDDIKTHKVLNQHIANAKEKGVKIGLVTNTQPSTLPSLLQQKWDLPVLSHPFTPRHFSLFVLQALGVEVQYNKDELGEISLVPAQLSGHVLLVEDNHINQIVACEMLSNLGLTYDVAEDGHQAVTKIVNSPQYDIVLMDIQMPVMDGYEATKLLRQRGFDDLVICGLSANAMSSDYDMAYAAGMNDYITKPIKPQMLNKILSKYLTSDEKTVM from the coding sequence TTGTCCCAACAAACAATGGAAAAGGTTGGACTTGTTCGAGATCTTGAAAAAGATGTTCTTGATATCCAGCGTTATGTACTGATTTTTAAACAAACTGCGAGTGACTCTGTGATCGGGCGTTTTGACTCCATTCACGAAAAAATCAATAACAACCTATCATTGTTAAATTCATCAATCCAATCTGATGAACAGGCAGAAGCCTACACTGATAAAATTAGCCGAATGAATGCCCACCTTGAAGAATATAGAAGTAACTTCGAAACTGTTGTGCAAGGGCGAAGTCGCAGAGAACGACTATTTGAAGATGACATTCAAACGCGATTTATTACTATCCAAACGCAGTTGCAAGAATATCAAACAAACACAAACCTTTCCGCAGAGCAATACAAAGACGTGTTAACAGCTAAGCAGCTATTGTCTGAGGCACATACAAAATCATTAGAATATTTGTTAACACCAGATCCTGTCATTATTAAAGAATTTGATGATTTGCTGTCTCAAGCAAAAGATATTTTGAACAGTTCAATTCAAGACCCAAAAATGTTTATAGCGGTGGAAAGCGACCTGGGCAAGTTAAGCACTGATTTTAAACAACTTTCGCAAATTACTCGTGGCTATTTGTTTTTAATTAACGTTGTAATGGCAGGTTCCGCAAACGAATTTTTATACTTAACCCGTGAACTCAATCAACTTGTCACCGACAACCAACAACGAATCAATTCAGAAATTATTCAAAGCGGAAAAGATGCACAAAGCAGAAATAGTCTTTTTGCCGCCATAAGTGTCGCGCTTGCTGTGATAGCTGCGTTGTTTTTTACCTATCGGGTGATGATGCCAATATCTGAAATGACTGAGCTATTTAAACAGCTTGCCAGCGGCAAAGGTATCAATAAAAAAATACAAAGACGGCGAAATAACGAGATTGGCGATTTAGCCTCGGCAGCTCAAGTATTTCAAGAAAAGAACATACAGACCCAAGAGCTTTTAGAGCAATCAAAACAATTGAATGCCCAACAAGAAAAATTAAACAAAGAGTTGGCAATATCAACTAAGAAAGCTGAGCGGGCGTTGGCAACCAAAAGCATCTTTCTTGCTAATATGAGTCATGAAATTCGAACCCCTATGAATGGCATCATTGGCTTAGTGGATATAGTGTTAAAATCGAAACTGGATGAAGAGCAGAGAGCTAACCTAGAAAAAGTAGCTTATTCAACCCATATTTTACTGAATTTAATTAATGATATTCTCGATTTTTCTAAGATTGAAGCGGGCAAACTGGATATAGAAAAAGTTAAATTTTCCCCCAAATCAATGTTCGAAAATCTACTCGCAAATATTTCTGCAAAAGGCAATGAAAAGAACCTCAATATTCATTTCATCGTAAACCCCCTTTTACCTCGGGAGCTTATCGGTGACCCGATGAGAATCAGCCAAGTATTGCTAAACTTATGCACTAATGCGGTAAAATTTACCCGCAATGGTTCAGTCATTATCAACATAGACTTTGCGTCTTTAGGTAATAATAAAATTTGTTTGAAAATATCGGTAAAAGACACCGGTATTGGCATGGAAGAAAAACAGCTTAACAATATTTTTAATCCATTCACTCAAGCGGACGAATCTACCAGCAGAAGGTTTGGTGGCACAGGTTTGGGTTTATCTATTGTCAAACAGCTTGTTGAATTGATGGACGGAAAGATAACCGTTGAGTCCGAAGTAAATCGCGGAAGTCACTTTAAAGTTGACTTAGTATTAGATACCGAAAATCAGAATAAATGCATTATGGATTTAGGGCTTGCGGTTAGCATCGCGCACGTTTCTGTCCACGATTCAGGCTTAACTCCCCTTTCATATCTGCAAAAATTAGACAACGACTATGTATCCTTATCATTAACTGAAATTGATAGTTTTGATTTTCAAACCAAAGAAAATTCATTGTTGTTAATGGATATTGACGACATTAAAACCCATAAAGTCTTAAATCAACACATTGCAAACGCAAAAGAAAAAGGTGTCAAAATTGGTTTAGTCACTAATACACAACCAAGTACACTACCTTCATTATTACAACAAAAGTGGGATCTCCCCGTTCTTTCCCATCCATTTACGCCAAGGCATTTTAGCTTATTTGTATTGCAAGCTTTAGGGGTTGAAGTGCAGTACAACAAAGATGAATTGGGAGAAATAAGCCTTGTGCCAGCGCAACTCAGTGGCCATGTTTTATTAGTGGAAGATAATCATATCAACCAAATTGTTGCTTGTGAGATGTTATCAAACTTAGGCCTGACGTATGACGTGGCTGAAGATGGTCATCAAGCTGTTACAAAGATCGTCAATTCACCTCAATACGATATTGTTTTAATGGATATCCAAATGCCAGTAATGGACGGTTATGAAGCCACCAAACTGTTAAGGCAGCGGGGATTTGATGATCTAGTGATATGCGGACTATCGGCAAATGCGATGAGCTCAGATTATGATATGGCATATGCTGCTGGCATGAATGATTATATAACTAAACCAATTAAGCCTCAGATGTTAAATAAAATACTGAGTAAGTACCTTACCTCAGACGAAAAAACAGTCATGTAG
- a CDS encoding extracellular solute-binding protein has protein sequence MENNPKLLDKTKRNTLKTLAKSGASAVLLSKAPYVFARTKTVLKVLGTHVTLQNELREQAMQDLGIDLVFEARGSAAVMQKASMDPSSFDLYEQWSNSINVLWAAGAIQAIDKNRITHWNEINSLTKTGKITDSAKIGAGDAPFKILHVQDDGSLGTDHTDKISFLPYVHNVDSFGYNTNKIPQGVPYDTESWGWLLDAKNRGKVGIVNAPTIGIFDLALAAQAQGVLTFNDIGAMSKRELDILFDYLIDLKHQNHFSGFWTSVPESVDFMRSDRVHIESMFSPAVSALNGQNVPVSFAAPKEGYRGWHGVMCMSSAISASNKDAAYDYMNWWLSGWPGAFIAKQGYYISNPQRSAKFLSQAEWDYWYRGLAARHDLQGTDGNISVKKGDIRSGGNYETRFSNVAVWNTVMPTYDYSLQKWYEFISS, from the coding sequence ATGGAAAATAATCCCAAGCTTTTGGATAAAACCAAACGCAATACCCTAAAAACGTTAGCTAAAAGTGGTGCTAGCGCCGTGCTTCTTAGCAAGGCGCCTTATGTGTTTGCCCGAACGAAAACCGTATTAAAGGTGCTTGGTACCCATGTAACTTTGCAAAACGAGTTGCGCGAGCAAGCCATGCAGGACCTAGGTATCGATTTAGTGTTTGAAGCTAGGGGCAGCGCAGCAGTCATGCAAAAAGCCTCAATGGACCCTAGTTCTTTTGATTTATACGAGCAATGGTCAAATAGTATCAATGTGCTTTGGGCAGCGGGAGCTATCCAAGCCATAGATAAAAACAGAATTACGCACTGGAATGAGATCAACTCATTAACCAAAACGGGCAAAATCACTGATAGCGCTAAAATTGGTGCAGGGGATGCCCCGTTTAAAATTCTACACGTACAAGACGACGGCAGTTTAGGTACAGATCACACCGATAAGATTAGTTTTTTACCATACGTACACAATGTCGATTCTTTTGGTTACAACACCAACAAAATACCTCAAGGAGTTCCATATGATACCGAAAGCTGGGGTTGGTTGTTGGACGCCAAAAATAGAGGAAAGGTAGGCATAGTCAATGCGCCAACTATTGGCATCTTTGACTTAGCCTTAGCGGCCCAAGCCCAAGGTGTTCTGACGTTCAACGACATAGGTGCAATGTCTAAGCGCGAATTAGACATATTGTTTGATTACCTTATTGACCTAAAGCACCAAAATCACTTTAGCGGCTTTTGGACGTCTGTTCCCGAGTCAGTTGATTTTATGCGCTCTGATCGAGTTCACATTGAAAGTATGTTCTCACCTGCAGTATCAGCATTGAACGGACAAAATGTACCTGTCTCATTTGCCGCTCCTAAAGAAGGCTATAGGGGCTGGCACGGTGTCATGTGCATGTCATCTGCGATTTCCGCTAGTAACAAAGATGCGGCCTATGATTATATGAATTGGTGGTTATCTGGTTGGCCTGGGGCTTTTATCGCCAAACAAGGTTACTATATTTCTAACCCACAACGTTCAGCTAAGTTTTTAAGTCAGGCAGAATGGGATTATTGGTATCGCGGTTTGGCCGCGAGGCACGATTTGCAAGGGACTGATGGCAATATATCAGTGAAAAAAGGCGATATTCGTTCCGGGGGTAATTATGAAACGCGATTCTCAAATGTAGCTGTTTGGAATACGGTTATGCCCACTTACGATTATAGTCTGCAAAAGTGGTACGAATTTATTAGCTCATAA
- a CDS encoding DUF4426 domain-containing protein — translation MFYRVICISLIVFASFASAEQKKVLGDWDVHYIAFNTTFLTPEIARANGIVRSPNNTLINISVINRQNKQAQKVDISGTARNLLGTTIELTFKPVVEGEAIYYLASMPFEHEDHYRFNISLQQNKVQQTLKFEQKLYREEQ, via the coding sequence ATGTTTTATCGGGTTATTTGTATTTCACTAATAGTGTTTGCTAGTTTTGCATCGGCAGAACAGAAAAAGGTTTTGGGTGATTGGGATGTGCATTACATCGCCTTTAATACTACTTTTTTGACGCCCGAAATCGCTCGGGCGAATGGGATTGTTCGTAGCCCAAATAATACGCTAATTAATATTTCTGTTATTAATAGACAAAACAAACAGGCTCAAAAAGTAGATATTAGCGGTACCGCAAGAAACCTGCTGGGCACCACTATAGAACTTACTTTTAAACCGGTAGTCGAGGGAGAAGCCATATATTATTTGGCTTCGATGCCCTTCGAGCATGAAGATCATTACCGCTTCAATATTTCTTTACAACAGAATAAAGTACAGCAAACACTAAAATTTGAACAAAAGCTTTATCGTGAAGAACAGTAA
- a CDS encoding YggT family protein — MEAVAFLVETIFKLYLMVVMLRLWLQLAQADFYNPLSQFIVKVTHPIIGPLRRVIPSIGRFDTATFVFALVIALANIWVIAAINGFMLTNVFWILKNALVMLLVEGVQLIIYVLIIRAILSWVSQGNNPLEFLFQQLTEPMIAPIRRIIPPIGGLDLSPMILIIFLLFIMRLF, encoded by the coding sequence ATGGAAGCCGTGGCTTTTTTGGTTGAAACAATTTTTAAGCTCTACTTGATGGTCGTCATGTTAAGACTTTGGCTACAATTAGCCCAAGCTGACTTTTATAACCCTTTGAGTCAATTCATTGTCAAAGTGACACATCCAATAATAGGTCCATTACGCAGAGTTATTCCATCTATTGGCAGATTCGATACCGCGACTTTTGTATTTGCGTTGGTCATTGCGTTGGCCAACATATGGGTGATTGCTGCGATTAATGGTTTCATGTTAACCAATGTTTTTTGGATATTAAAAAATGCCTTGGTAATGCTGCTTGTTGAAGGGGTTCAATTAATAATATATGTGTTAATTATTCGCGCGATCTTAAGTTGGGTAAGTCAAGGCAACAACCCTCTTGAATTCTTATTCCAGCAATTAACTGAACCTATGATTGCCCCCATAAGACGCATCATACCGCCTATCGGTGGGCTTGATTTATCACCTATGATATTAATCATCTTTTTGCTTTTTATCATGCGACTATTTTAG
- the proC gene encoding pyrroline-5-carboxylate reductase, translated as MSEKTIAFIGAGNMTRSIISGLVKSGYDPKKIIASNPSIGKLESLQSELGVNITQDNQVAVKQASVIVLAVKPQLMETVCQDLASKLDLNGKLFVSIAAGISHARLLEMLGGNYDLVRTMPNTPSLLSKGMTGLYAPDTLAADLKEFVDQMMGSVGETLWVSKESDIDIVIATAGSSPAYFFLFLESMQNHAVSLGMSQQDSRKLVQQAMLGAAEMVCHNDHLEIGELRAQVTSKGGTTNQAIESFQASDLPSIVATAMDAAISRAQQMSKQF; from the coding sequence ATGAGTGAAAAAACCATTGCGTTTATTGGCGCAGGTAACATGACACGTTCGATTATCTCCGGTCTGGTAAAATCGGGATATGATCCAAAGAAAATCATTGCCAGTAATCCATCTATCGGCAAATTAGAAAGTTTACAGTCTGAATTAGGGGTGAATATCACCCAAGACAACCAAGTTGCCGTTAAACAAGCCAGTGTCATAGTGCTTGCGGTTAAACCTCAACTGATGGAAACAGTTTGCCAAGATTTAGCCAGCAAACTAGATTTAAACGGCAAGCTATTTGTGTCCATTGCGGCGGGAATAAGTCACGCACGTTTGCTGGAAATGCTTGGCGGTAATTACGATTTGGTTAGAACGATGCCAAATACACCTAGCCTATTAAGTAAAGGCATGACAGGTTTGTATGCACCCGATACCCTTGCCGCTGATTTAAAAGAGTTTGTAGATCAGATGATGGGCAGTGTTGGTGAAACATTGTGGGTATCCAAAGAATCCGACATAGATATCGTTATTGCCACAGCAGGCAGCAGCCCAGCCTATTTTTTCTTATTCTTAGAATCAATGCAGAATCATGCTGTGTCGTTGGGAATGAGCCAACAAGACAGCAGAAAACTAGTCCAACAAGCAATGTTGGGCGCAGCTGAAATGGTTTGTCACAATGATCACCTTGAAATTGGCGAGCTTAGAGCCCAAGTTACTTCAAAAGGTGGTACAACTAATCAAGCTATCGAGAGCTTTCAAGCTAGTGATTTGCCGTCAATTGTCGCAACAGCGATGGATGCTGCAATTAGTCGTGCCCAACAAATGTCTAAACAATTTTAA
- a CDS encoding YggS family pyridoxal phosphate-dependent enzyme has translation METIAERLKSAHKSLTMALNKANRAPNSVQILAVSKTKPVSDIVLAYEAGHRSFGENYVQEGVEKVQELQELKDIEWHFIGPIQSNKSKPVAENFDWVQSVDREKIAKRLNNHRSAHKKLNVLIQVNINAEESKAGVLPNEIETLAALIDTLPNLTLRGLMTIPKASQSAQELVNTYQHMHQLFVDLQHSYESVDTLSMGMSADIEPAVLNGSTMVRVGTAIFGARNYTT, from the coding sequence ATGGAAACAATAGCAGAACGTCTCAAAAGCGCACATAAAAGCCTAACTATGGCATTAAATAAAGCTAATCGTGCGCCAAATTCAGTGCAAATACTAGCAGTGAGTAAAACAAAACCGGTATCTGATATCGTCCTTGCGTATGAAGCAGGACACCGATCATTCGGCGAAAACTATGTGCAAGAGGGTGTCGAAAAAGTTCAGGAATTGCAAGAGCTTAAAGATATCGAATGGCACTTTATTGGCCCCATTCAATCAAATAAAAGTAAACCCGTAGCAGAGAATTTCGACTGGGTGCAAAGTGTCGATCGAGAAAAAATCGCGAAACGCTTAAATAATCACCGTAGTGCGCACAAAAAATTAAATGTGTTAATTCAGGTAAATATCAACGCTGAAGAAAGTAAAGCTGGGGTTTTACCTAATGAAATTGAGACACTAGCCGCGCTAATTGATACACTACCCAACTTAACGCTTAGAGGATTAATGACAATTCCCAAAGCTTCACAATCTGCACAAGAACTGGTTAACACCTATCAACACATGCACCAACTTTTCGTCGACTTACAACACTCTTATGAATCAGTTGACACATTATCCATGGGCATGAGTGCAGATATAGAACCAGCAGTGCTAAATGGAAGTACTATGGTACGGGTAGGAACAGCCATATTTGGTGCCCGCAATTACACAACCTAA
- a CDS encoding type IV pilus twitching motility protein PilT, which produces MDITELLAFSVKNNASDLHLSAGLPPIIRVDGEIRRLNVPELDHKQVHALVYEIMNDKQRKEYEENLEVDFSFEVKDLSRFRVNAFVQNRGAAAVLRTIPSKVLTLDDLGAPAIFKDIINQPTGIVLVTGATGSGKSTTLAAMIDHINTSKREHILTIEDPIEFVHQNKLCVLNQREVHRDTHSFNNALRSALREDPDVILVGELRDLETIRLAISAAETGHLVFATLHTNSAPKTIDRIIDVFPAEEKSMVRSMLSESLRAVISQTLLKKVGGGRIAAHEIMIGIPAIRNLIREDKVPQMYSVIQTGQAHGMQTMDQCLQRLVAQGVITAQDAASKSVDKQPKIGF; this is translated from the coding sequence TTGGATATTACCGAACTTTTAGCTTTTAGTGTTAAGAATAATGCATCAGATTTACATCTATCAGCGGGGTTGCCACCGATAATACGTGTAGACGGTGAAATTCGCCGTTTAAATGTGCCGGAATTGGATCATAAACAGGTACATGCGTTGGTTTACGAAATCATGAACGATAAACAACGTAAAGAATACGAAGAAAATTTGGAAGTGGATTTTTCTTTTGAAGTAAAAGATTTATCTCGATTTCGTGTCAATGCCTTTGTGCAAAACCGAGGCGCAGCGGCAGTACTAAGGACTATCCCGAGTAAAGTCCTCACTTTGGATGATTTGGGCGCTCCGGCTATTTTCAAAGATATTATCAATCAGCCTACAGGTATAGTGTTGGTTACCGGGGCAACAGGTTCGGGGAAAAGTACGACCTTGGCGGCGATGATAGATCACATCAATACTAGTAAAAGAGAGCACATTCTAACCATTGAAGATCCCATTGAATTTGTCCATCAAAACAAACTTTGTGTACTCAACCAACGTGAAGTGCATCGGGATACTCACAGTTTTAATAATGCGCTGCGATCTGCATTACGGGAAGATCCCGATGTGATACTGGTGGGGGAATTACGGGACTTAGAAACCATTCGCTTGGCGATCTCCGCTGCCGAAACAGGCCATTTGGTCTTTGCAACTTTACATACCAACTCAGCGCCTAAGACCATAGATAGAATCATTGACGTATTTCCGGCTGAAGAAAAGTCGATGGTACGCTCCATGCTCTCAGAGTCATTGCGAGCGGTTATTTCTCAAACATTGTTGAAGAAGGTGGGCGGCGGCCGAATTGCAGCTCATGAGATTATGATAGGAATTCCAGCAATTCGTAATTTGATCCGTGAAGATAAGGTTCCGCAAATGTATTCGGTAATTCAAACCGGTCAGGCCCATGGAATGCAAACCATGGATCAATGTTTACAACGTCTCGTTGCTCAAGGCGTGATAACCGCCCAAGATGCGGCGTCTAAATCTGTTGATAAACAACCAAAAATTGGTTTCTAG